One Halalkalicoccus tibetensis genomic region harbors:
- a CDS encoding V-type ATP synthase subunit E, with protein MSLETVVEDIREEARARARDIEQDADERVDAIIADAEEEAEEIRLERQREVEREIAQEREQRLSSANLEAKQKRLEARRNVLEDVRGRVEESIASIDGERREELTDELIAATAAEFDEGASVEVYGRTDDEALIAALLESYDGYTYAGEYDCLGGVVAESEGSRIRVNNTFDSVLETVWEDNLKEASDRLFEQ; from the coding sequence ATGAGTTTAGAAACGGTCGTCGAGGACATTCGGGAGGAAGCCCGCGCGCGTGCCCGCGATATCGAGCAGGACGCCGACGAGCGCGTCGACGCGATCATCGCCGACGCCGAGGAGGAGGCCGAGGAGATCCGCCTCGAGCGCCAGCGTGAGGTCGAGCGCGAGATCGCCCAGGAGCGCGAGCAGCGCCTCTCGAGTGCGAACCTCGAGGCCAAACAGAAACGCCTCGAAGCCCGCCGGAACGTCCTCGAGGACGTCCGCGGACGGGTCGAGGAATCGATCGCGTCGATCGACGGCGAGCGCCGCGAGGAGCTCACCGACGAACTGATCGCAGCGACCGCGGCGGAGTTCGACGAGGGGGCGTCGGTCGAGGTCTACGGACGGACCGACGACGAGGCGCTCATTGCCGCGCTGCTCGAATCCTACGACGGCTACACGTACGCCGGCGAGTACGACTGTCTGGGCGGCGTCGTCGCCGAGAGCGAGGGATCGCGGATCCGCGTGAACAACACGTTCGATTCGGTGCTCGAGACGGTCTGGGAGGACAACCTCAAAGAGGCTAGCGACCGTCTGTTCGAGCAATGA
- a CDS encoding ATP synthase subunit B: MKEYQTITEISGPLVFAEIDEPVGYDEIVEIETPGGEVKRGQVLESESDIVAIQVFEGTTGIDRKASVRFLGETMKMPVTEDLLGRVLDGSGNPIDGGPEIVPEERQDIVGAAINPYAREYPEEFIQTGVSAIDGMNTLVRGQKLPIFSASGLPHNDLALQIARQATVPEESAEDEATDEPGSEEGGELGEGEEDEGSEFAVIFGAMGITAEEANEFIDDFERTGALERSVVFMNLADDPAVERQVTPRLALTTAEYLAFEKGYHVLVILTDMTNYCEALREIGAAREEVPGRRGYPGYMYTDLAQLYERAGRIKGREGSVTQIPILTMPGDDDTHPIPDLTGYITEGQIVMDRDLNSQGIEPPVNVLPSLSRLMDDGIGEGLTREDHGDVSDQMYAAYAEGEDLRDLVNIVGREALSERDNKFLDFADRFEEEFVQQGYETNRDIDETLDLGWELLGMLPKTELNRIDEELIEQYYPEDATEDEDPEAVGVEADD, from the coding sequence ATGAAAGAATACCAGACTATCACCGAGATCAGCGGCCCGCTCGTCTTCGCGGAGATCGACGAGCCCGTCGGCTACGACGAGATCGTCGAGATCGAGACGCCCGGCGGCGAGGTAAAGCGCGGCCAGGTGCTCGAATCCGAGAGCGACATCGTCGCGATCCAGGTGTTCGAGGGCACAACCGGGATCGACCGGAAAGCTTCAGTTAGATTCCTCGGCGAGACGATGAAGATGCCCGTCACCGAGGACCTCCTCGGGCGGGTGCTCGACGGCTCGGGCAACCCGATCGACGGCGGCCCCGAGATCGTTCCCGAGGAGCGCCAGGACATCGTCGGTGCGGCGATCAACCCCTATGCCCGGGAGTATCCCGAGGAGTTCATCCAGACCGGGGTTTCGGCGATCGACGGCATGAACACGCTCGTCCGGGGCCAGAAGCTGCCGATCTTCTCGGCGTCCGGACTGCCGCACAACGATCTCGCGCTGCAGATCGCGCGGCAGGCGACCGTGCCGGAGGAGTCGGCCGAGGACGAGGCGACCGACGAGCCCGGCAGCGAGGAGGGCGGCGAGCTCGGCGAGGGCGAGGAGGACGAGGGCAGCGAGTTCGCGGTGATCTTCGGCGCGATGGGGATCACCGCCGAGGAGGCGAACGAGTTCATCGATGACTTCGAGCGCACGGGCGCGCTGGAGCGCTCGGTCGTCTTCATGAACCTCGCGGACGACCCCGCAGTCGAGCGCCAGGTCACCCCGCGACTCGCGCTCACCACGGCAGAATACCTCGCCTTCGAGAAGGGCTATCACGTGCTCGTGATCCTCACGGACATGACCAACTACTGTGAGGCGCTCCGGGAGATCGGCGCGGCTCGCGAGGAGGTCCCGGGTCGACGTGGCTACCCCGGCTACATGTACACCGACCTCGCCCAGCTCTACGAGCGGGCGGGCCGGATCAAAGGCCGTGAGGGCTCGGTCACGCAGATCCCGATCCTGACGATGCCCGGCGACGACGACACCCACCCGATCCCGGACCTGACGGGCTACATCACCGAGGGCCAGATCGTGATGGATCGAGACCTGAACAGCCAGGGGATCGAGCCGCCGGTGAACGTGCTTCCCAGCCTCTCGCGGCTGATGGACGACGGGATCGGCGAGGGCCTCACCCGCGAGGACCACGGCGACGTTTCCGACCAGATGTACGCCGCCTACGCGGAGGGCGAGGACTTGCGCGACCTGGTGAACATCGTCGGCCGCGAGGCCCTCTCCGAGCGGGACAACAAGTTCCTCGACTTCGCGGACCGTTTCGAGGAGGAGTTCGTCCAGCAGGGCTACGAGACCAACCGCGACATCGACGAGACGCTCGATCTGGGCTGGGAGCTGCTGGGCATGCTGCCCAAGACCGAGCTCAACCGGATCGACGAGGAGCTCATCGAGCAGTACTACCCCGAGGACGCGACGGAGGACGAGGACCCCGAAGCGGTCGGCGTCGAAGCCGACGACTAG
- a CDS encoding V-type ATP synthase subunit I gives MLRPERMSKVSVTGSKRVMDEVIETVHGLKLLHVVDYDGSWAGFEPGDPGEEAESISETLVTVRSIESILDVDEEDAGPSRIVSDEEVDAEIADVRARVNELDDRRSELREERREVDERLSSMRPFAKLGIDLDLLSGYDSLETRVVEGREDQIREALSEAEGIEEFETFAEANVVALFVYPEEGHEAVLEDALVGVEAAPLTVPDAETGPDEYVATLEERKAGIDAKLEEVDDELEELKLDAAGFLLAVEEQLSIDVQKAEVPLSFATTDRSFIAEGWVPTSRYDELEAALHEEVGEHVECEELARVDYDEAAAGHGHGTHDDEPGDAGDADRQPAAADGEGEPAEVRSDGGQTRSMHGDEPPVVQQNSTVVKPFEMLVQAVNRPKYSELDPTIILFLTFPTMFGLMIGDVGYGFLYMALGYGLYRFFESPGIRSLGGVAIWCGVFTTIFGFFYGELFGFHTLSYVFWQDIAGLSYAPLEKGLDSSFALLWLVVSLLIGVVHLSLGFLFGFVNDLEAEGIVPAYLDNASWILMIVGVWTWVFSHSASASKPDFLFTVFNGDPVSLGFGGFSATVGLAGVGLFLVGMVSMIAGEIRHEGPMVGGLAGLIESVNALVHVVSYARVAAVLLAKAGMAFVVNLLVVGAYQDDAGLHFLDASTATAPQGAELMFPGIISTDAGLAVAAATFVAGALVFVVGHILVLILGITSAGLQGVRLEYVEFFGKFYDGGGENYEPFGYDRTHTTE, from the coding sequence ATGCTCAGACCTGAGCGAATGAGCAAGGTCTCGGTGACCGGGTCCAAGCGCGTGATGGACGAGGTCATCGAGACGGTTCATGGGCTGAAGCTGCTCCACGTCGTCGATTACGACGGCTCCTGGGCGGGCTTCGAGCCCGGCGACCCCGGCGAGGAGGCCGAGTCGATCTCCGAGACGCTCGTGACGGTGCGCTCGATCGAGAGCATCCTCGACGTCGACGAGGAGGACGCCGGCCCGAGCCGGATCGTCTCCGACGAGGAGGTCGACGCCGAGATCGCCGACGTCCGCGCCCGCGTCAACGAGCTCGACGACCGACGAAGCGAGCTCCGCGAGGAGCGCCGCGAGGTCGACGAGCGGCTCTCGTCGATGCGCCCGTTCGCGAAGCTCGGGATCGACCTCGACCTGCTCTCGGGCTACGACTCGCTCGAGACCCGGGTCGTCGAGGGCCGCGAGGATCAGATCCGGGAGGCGCTCTCGGAGGCCGAGGGGATCGAGGAGTTCGAGACCTTCGCCGAGGCCAACGTGGTCGCGCTCTTCGTCTACCCCGAGGAGGGCCACGAGGCCGTCCTCGAGGACGCGCTCGTCGGCGTCGAGGCGGCGCCGCTGACCGTTCCCGACGCCGAGACGGGCCCCGACGAGTACGTCGCGACCCTCGAGGAGCGAAAGGCCGGGATCGACGCGAAGCTCGAGGAGGTCGACGACGAGCTTGAGGAGCTGAAGCTCGACGCCGCGGGCTTCCTGCTCGCGGTCGAGGAGCAGCTCTCGATCGACGTGCAGAAGGCCGAAGTGCCGCTGTCGTTCGCGACGACCGACCGCTCGTTCATCGCCGAGGGCTGGGTCCCGACGAGCCGCTACGACGAGCTCGAGGCCGCCCTCCACGAGGAGGTCGGCGAGCACGTCGAGTGCGAGGAGCTCGCGCGCGTCGACTACGACGAGGCGGCGGCGGGTCACGGCCACGGCACCCACGACGACGAGCCCGGCGACGCGGGCGACGCCGATCGCCAGCCCGCCGCGGCCGACGGCGAGGGCGAGCCCGCGGAGGTCCGTTCGGACGGTGGACAGACGCGGAGCATGCACGGCGACGAGCCGCCGGTCGTCCAGCAGAACTCGACGGTCGTCAAACCGTTCGAGATGCTGGTCCAGGCGGTCAACCGGCCCAAGTACTCGGAGCTCGACCCGACGATCATCCTCTTCCTGACGTTCCCGACGATGTTCGGGCTGATGATCGGTGACGTCGGCTACGGCTTCCTGTATATGGCGCTCGGTTACGGTCTCTATCGGTTCTTCGAGAGCCCCGGCATCAGGAGCCTCGGCGGCGTGGCGATCTGGTGTGGGGTCTTCACGACGATCTTCGGGTTCTTCTACGGCGAGCTGTTCGGCTTCCACACCCTCTCGTACGTGTTCTGGCAGGACATCGCGGGGCTGTCGTACGCCCCGTTGGAGAAGGGTCTGGACAGTAGCTTCGCGCTGCTGTGGCTCGTGGTGAGCCTGCTGATCGGCGTGGTCCACCTCTCGCTGGGCTTTCTCTTCGGCTTCGTCAACGACCTCGAGGCCGAGGGGATCGTCCCGGCGTACCTCGACAACGCCTCGTGGATCCTGATGATCGTCGGGGTCTGGACGTGGGTGTTCAGCCACTCCGCCAGCGCGTCGAAGCCCGACTTCCTGTTCACGGTGTTCAACGGGGACCCCGTCTCGCTCGGCTTCGGCGGCTTCTCGGCCACGGTCGGGCTCGCCGGCGTCGGGCTGTTCCTGGTCGGGATGGTCTCGATGATCGCCGGCGAGATCCGCCACGAGGGGCCGATGGTCGGCGGCCTCGCCGGACTGATCGAGAGCGTCAACGCGCTCGTCCACGTCGTCTCCTATGCCCGTGTCGCCGCGGTGTTGCTCGCGAAGGCCGGGATGGCCTTCGTGGTCAACCTGCTGGTGGTCGGCGCCTACCAGGACGACGCCGGACTGCATTTCCTCGACGCCTCCACCGCCACCGCCCCGCAGGGGGCCGAACTGATGTTCCCGGGGATCATCTCGACGGACGCCGGACTCGCGGTCGCGGCGGCGACGTTCGTCGCCGGCGCGCTCGTGTTCGTCGTCGGCCACATCCTCGTCCTGATACTTGGTATCACGAGTGCCGGTCTACAGGGCGTACGCCTCGAATACGTCGAGTTCTTTGGGAAGTTTTATGACGGCGGTGGGGAGAATTACGAACCGTTCGGATACGATCGAACTCACACGACGGAGTAA
- a CDS encoding V-type ATP synthase subunit C, with the protein MSPRTRTIGSSNPEYVNARVRARRAALFDDEEYRKLVRMGPSEIARFMEETEYDEEINALGARHSGVDLIEYALHTNLAKHFDDLLRWAEGRLYEFIANYLRKFDAWNVKTIIRGIYADADHEEIESDLIRAGEFSDRELDRLLEANSIEQVVEGLHGTIFEEPLQRAYEDYEETDTLVPLENATDRTYYEHILDNVGRVSHEPDDPVAQYVEFLQAEIDFRNARNALRLARTGADIDPGEYFIEGGTLFEQREMSGLVANRDELLGRIEESKYGSRLADPLTQLREAESLIAFEHALDTALSAYADRLANRYPMTVASVLSYILAKEREVDNIRAIARGREAGLSEEEITEELVIL; encoded by the coding sequence ATGAGCCCCAGAACGCGAACGATCGGGAGTTCGAACCCGGAGTACGTGAACGCCCGCGTTCGGGCTCGCCGCGCCGCGCTGTTCGACGACGAGGAGTATCGCAAGCTGGTCCGGATGGGCCCCAGCGAGATCGCACGGTTCATGGAGGAGACGGAGTACGACGAGGAGATCAACGCGCTCGGCGCGCGCCACAGCGGCGTCGACCTGATTGAGTACGCGCTGCATACGAACCTCGCGAAACACTTCGACGACCTGCTTCGCTGGGCCGAGGGACGGCTCTACGAGTTCATCGCGAACTACCTGCGGAAGTTCGACGCCTGGAACGTCAAGACGATCATCCGCGGGATCTACGCCGACGCCGACCACGAGGAGATCGAGTCCGACCTGATCCGCGCGGGCGAGTTCTCCGATCGGGAGCTCGACCGGCTGCTCGAGGCGAACTCGATCGAACAGGTCGTCGAGGGGCTCCACGGAACGATCTTCGAGGAACCCCTCCAGAGGGCCTACGAGGACTACGAGGAGACCGACACCCTCGTGCCCCTCGAGAACGCCACCGATCGGACCTACTATGAGCACATCCTCGACAACGTCGGTCGGGTGAGCCACGAGCCCGACGACCCGGTCGCCCAGTACGTCGAGTTCCTGCAGGCCGAGATCGACTTCCGGAACGCCCGCAACGCGCTGCGGCTCGCGCGGACGGGCGCGGACATCGATCCCGGCGAGTACTTCATCGAGGGCGGGACGCTGTTCGAGCAACGGGAGATGTCCGGGCTCGTGGCGAACCGCGACGAGCTGCTCGGGCGCATCGAGGAGAGCAAGTACGGGAGCCGGCTGGCCGACCCGCTGACGCAGCTGCGCGAGGCGGAAAGCCTGATCGCATTCGAGCACGCGCTCGATACGGCGCTGTCGGCGTACGCCGACCGGCTCGCCAACCGGTACCCGATGACGGTCGCCTCGGTGCTGTCGTACATCCTCGCCAAGGAGCGCGAGGTCGACAACATCCGGGCGATCGCCCGCGGACGGGAGGCCGGACTGAGCGAGGAGGAGATCACGGAGGAGCTGGTGATCCTATGA
- a CDS encoding F0F1 ATP synthase subunit C — MYEATNALADTMIALQAENGGPALDAEGAAALAVGLAALAAGYAERGIGSAAMGAIAEDRSLFGLGLVLTVLPETLVILALVVVFVVG; from the coding sequence ATGTACGAAGCTACCAACGCACTGGCGGACACGATGATCGCACTACAAGCAGAGAACGGCGGCCCGGCCCTCGACGCCGAGGGTGCGGCGGCGCTGGCGGTCGGTCTCGCGGCGCTGGCCGCGGGCTACGCGGAGCGTGGCATCGGGAGCGCGGCGATGGGCGCGATTGCGGAGGATCGCAGCCTCTTCGGGCTGGGACTGGTCCTTACGGTCCTGCCGGAGACGCTCGTGATCCTCGCGCTGGTCGTCGTGTTCGTCGTCGGTTAA
- a CDS encoding V-type ATP synthase subunit F: protein MSQEIAVIGSPEFTTGFRLAGVRVFENVPDERKDEELDEAVSNVLRNDDVGIAIMHEDDLDHLPRKLRQNVETSVEPTFVMLGGGAGSGGLREKIKRAIGIDLMDEDN from the coding sequence ATGAGTCAGGAGATCGCAGTCATCGGCAGTCCCGAGTTCACGACCGGCTTCCGACTGGCCGGGGTGCGCGTCTTCGAGAACGTCCCCGACGAGCGGAAGGACGAGGAGCTCGACGAGGCCGTCTCGAACGTGCTTCGAAACGACGACGTCGGCATCGCGATCATGCACGAGGACGACCTCGACCACCTGCCCCGGAAGCTCCGACAGAACGTCGAGACGAGCGTCGAACCGACGTTCGTCATGCTCGGCGGCGGCGCGGGCAGCGGCGGGCTGCGCGAGAAGATCAAGCGCGCGATCGGTATCGACCTGATGGACGAAGACAACTGA
- a CDS encoding DMT family transporter: MGAIDSTTRSVVAFLATAVFFGGTFVAAKAGLEYMPPLLFVAIRFDIAAILLLGYVVLALPREQWLPESRADLAGIAAAGLLTVGLANAMIFMGQQYVTSAVASVIFSLSPILTPVFAAVLLSDERLAPVEAVGMVVALVGVAVVMELNPAGLLASAGIGHLVLLVGAVAVALGGVLIRRVDSTMPSTVRIAWGLPLGAALCHLLAGLRGEQLSAIQWTPGALIALGYVAVFSGVLAYVVYFGLIDDIGATRANLAFYLVPVVAAIGGWAVLGEAITATTAAGFLVVFAGFAIINYEQLASGLAARLGTGTDDPRPSEPSKLRGHAWNDQD; this comes from the coding sequence GTGGGGGCGATAGACTCGACGACCCGCAGCGTCGTCGCCTTCCTCGCGACGGCGGTGTTCTTCGGAGGGACGTTCGTTGCCGCGAAGGCGGGCCTCGAGTACATGCCCCCGCTGCTGTTCGTCGCGATCCGGTTCGACATCGCGGCGATACTGCTGCTCGGCTACGTCGTGCTGGCGCTGCCCCGCGAGCAGTGGCTGCCTGAGTCGCGCGCCGATCTCGCGGGAATCGCCGCCGCCGGCCTGCTGACGGTCGGGCTCGCCAACGCGATGATCTTCATGGGCCAGCAGTACGTCACCAGCGCCGTCGCCTCCGTCATCTTCAGCCTCAGCCCGATCCTGACGCCGGTGTTCGCGGCGGTCCTGCTCTCGGACGAACGCCTCGCGCCGGTCGAGGCCGTCGGGATGGTCGTCGCGCTCGTCGGCGTGGCGGTCGTCATGGAGCTGAACCCCGCGGGCCTGCTCGCGAGCGCCGGGATCGGCCATCTCGTACTGCTGGTCGGCGCGGTCGCGGTCGCGCTGGGCGGCGTGCTCATCCGGCGGGTCGACTCGACGATGCCGAGCACCGTTCGGATCGCCTGGGGGCTGCCGCTCGGCGCGGCGCTCTGTCACCTGCTGGCCGGGCTGCGCGGCGAGCAGCTCTCGGCCATCCAGTGGACCCCCGGCGCGCTGATCGCGCTCGGCTACGTGGCCGTCTTCTCGGGCGTGCTCGCGTACGTCGTCTACTTCGGGCTCATCGACGACATCGGTGCGACCAGGGCGAACCTCGCGTTCTACCTCGTCCCGGTCGTCGCCGCGATCGGCGGCTGGGCGGTGCTGGGCGAGGCGATCACCGCGACGACCGCCGCCGGCTTCCTCGTGGTGTTCGCGGGCTTCGCGATCATCAACTACGAGCAGCTCGCGAGCGGGCTAGCGGCCCGCCTCGGGACGGGTACCGACGACCCGCGCCCGTCGGAGCCATCGAAGCTCCGCGGCCACGCCTGGAACGACCAGGACTGA
- a CDS encoding V-type ATP synthase subunit A, with the protein MSQATQTDIDVVSEGRIESVSGPVVTAIDLDARMNDVVYVGAEGLMGEVIEIEGNITTIQVYEETSGISPGGPVQNTGEPLSVDLGPGMLDTIYDGVQRPLDVLESRMGAFLDRGVDAPGIDLEETWEFTPEVDVGDDVEAGDIIGTVPETPSVDHKVMVPPDSEGGEVTAIEAGEFDVTETVAELDTGEEIAMRQEWPVREARPSANKRSPDRPLVTGQRVQDGLFPLAKGGTAAIPGPFGSGKTVTQQSLAKFSDADIVVYIGCGERGNEMTEVIDDFPDLPDPQTGNALMARTCLIANTSNMPVAARESCVYTGITIAEFYRDMGYDVALMADSTSRWAEAMREISSRLEEMPGEEGYPAYLAARLSQFYERAGLFDNINGTQGSISAVGAVSPPGGDFSEPVTQNTLRIVKTFWALDADLAERRHFPSINWNESYSLYKDQLDDWFIENVAGDWPETRQWAVDVLDEESELQEIVQLVGKDALPEDQQLTLEVARYLREGFLQQNAFHDVDQFSPPEKSYLIWKAIKTFNDEAFAALEAGVPVEEITAIDAAPRLNRIGTQEDYEAYIEELQEDIEAELREKY; encoded by the coding sequence ATGAGCCAAGCAACACAGACCGACATCGACGTCGTCAGCGAGGGTCGGATCGAGAGCGTGAGCGGTCCCGTCGTGACCGCGATCGACCTCGACGCCCGAATGAACGACGTCGTCTACGTCGGCGCGGAAGGGCTGATGGGCGAGGTCATCGAGATCGAGGGCAACATCACGACGATCCAGGTCTACGAGGAGACCTCGGGCATCAGCCCCGGCGGCCCAGTACAGAACACCGGCGAACCACTGAGCGTCGACCTCGGACCGGGGATGCTCGACACCATCTACGACGGCGTTCAGCGCCCGCTGGACGTCCTCGAGTCGCGGATGGGCGCCTTCCTCGACCGCGGGGTCGACGCGCCGGGCATCGACCTCGAGGAGACCTGGGAGTTCACGCCCGAAGTGGACGTGGGCGACGACGTCGAGGCCGGCGACATCATCGGCACCGTCCCCGAGACCCCGAGCGTCGACCACAAGGTGATGGTGCCGCCCGACTCGGAGGGCGGCGAGGTCACCGCGATCGAGGCCGGCGAGTTCGACGTCACCGAGACGGTCGCCGAGCTCGACACCGGTGAAGAGATCGCCATGCGCCAGGAGTGGCCGGTCCGAGAGGCCCGTCCCTCCGCCAACAAGCGCTCGCCCGACCGCCCGCTGGTGACCGGCCAGCGCGTCCAGGACGGGCTGTTCCCGCTCGCGAAGGGCGGGACGGCGGCGATCCCGGGTCCCTTCGGCTCCGGAAAGACCGTCACCCAGCAGTCGCTCGCGAAGTTCTCGGACGCGGACATCGTCGTCTACATCGGCTGTGGCGAGCGGGGCAACGAGATGACGGAGGTCATCGACGACTTCCCGGACCTGCCGGACCCCCAGACGGGCAACGCGCTGATGGCCCGGACCTGCCTCATCGCGAACACCTCGAACATGCCCGTCGCGGCCCGCGAGTCCTGCGTCTATACGGGGATCACGATCGCGGAGTTCTACCGCGACATGGGCTACGACGTCGCGCTGATGGCCGACTCGACCTCGCGGTGGGCAGAGGCCATGCGCGAGATTTCCTCGCGACTGGAGGAGATGCCCGGCGAGGAGGGCTATCCGGCCTACCTCGCCGCGCGCCTCTCGCAGTTCTACGAGCGTGCGGGGCTGTTCGACAACATCAACGGCACCCAGGGCTCGATCTCGGCGGTCGGCGCCGTCTCGCCGCCGGGCGGGGACTTCTCCGAGCCCGTCACGCAGAACACGCTGCGCATCGTCAAGACGTTCTGGGCGCTCGACGCGGACCTGGCCGAACGCCGGCACTTCCCGTCGATCAACTGGAACGAGTCCTACTCGCTGTACAAGGACCAGCTCGACGACTGGTTCATCGAGAACGTCGCGGGCGACTGGCCCGAGACCCGCCAGTGGGCGGTCGACGTCCTCGACGAGGAGAGCGAGCTCCAGGAGATCGTCCAGCTCGTCGGTAAGGACGCCCTGCCGGAGGACCAGCAGCTCACCCTCGAGGTGGCGCGCTACCTCCGCGAGGGCTTCCTCCAGCAGAACGCGTTCCACGACGTCGACCAGTTCTCGCCGCCGGAGAAGAGCTACCTGATCTGGAAGGCGATCAAGACCTTCAACGACGAGGCGTTCGCGGCCCTCGAGGCCGGCGTGCCCGTCGAGGAGATCACCGCCATCGACGCCGCCCCGCGGCTCAACCGGATCGGGACCCAGGAGGACTACGAGGCGTACATCGAGGAGCTCCAGGAAGACATCGAAGCGGAACTCAGGGAGAAATACTGA